CGGGACGGTCAAGGCGAGGCTGATCCAGAACAGCCTGCGGAAGCGAGCGGGATCGTGCGCGCTGTGGTCGTGCGCGCTGGAGCTATGAGCATGCGCCATTTCTGGCCCATGCTGCGACGCCAGCGCCGAGGGCCGTCCCGGCCCTCGGTCCGAGTGGTCGTGGTGCGCGTGGCCACCCCCCGCCGATCGAGGAGCCGCCGCAGGCGGCGTATCGAGATCACCGTGGTGGTGCGCGTCGTGGTCGTGCCCGGCGTGGTCGTGGTGGTGCTCGTGCCCGCTCATCACGCCCCCCGGTTCTGCTGCAGCTCGAACACGGTCAGCAGCTCCTCCACGGCGGCGTCGCGCGTAGCGCCGCCCTCGTCGAACATGTGCGACACATGGGTGCGCAGGTGGTTCTCGACGAGCAGCTTGTTGAGACTGCGCAGCGACTTCTGGATGGCGAGGGTCTGGGTGATGATGTCGACGCAGTACGCCTCGTCATCGATCATCTTCTCGACCCCGCGCAGCTGGCCCTCCAGGATGCGGGCGCGATGCAGTGCGCGCTTCTTGATGTCGGCGATCATGCGGCCATGATACCCCTAGGGGGTATTTGGCGCCAGGCTACTCCCCCAGCGCCTCGCGCAGGATCCGGATGCTGTCGCCCTCGGTCTGCGCCCCACCGCCCTCGTGCCCGTTGAAGGGGAACACCTCGATCGACTTCGGCCCGGCGTAGGCGTTGTAGGCGCCGAACACCGTCGAGGGCTTGCAGATGTCGTCCATGAGCGCCGCCGTGAACCACGCCGGAGCCGTCGCCCGGCGGGCGAAGTTGACACCGTCGAAGTACGACAGCGTCTCGAGCACCGACGCCACCTTCCCGCGGTGCTGCGCGAGGTAGCGCACCACCTCGTGGTACGGGTCGGAGTCATGGATGGCGAGCGCCCGCGGGAAGTCGCACAGGAACGGCACCCACGGCAGCACCGCGGCGAGCCCCGGCACGAGGCCCGCGACGGCGAGGGTGATCCCGCCGCCCTGACTGGCGCCGAGCACCGCGATCCGCTCGGCATCCACCACGGGCAGCGAGCGCGCCGCGTCGACCGCCCGCACGGCATCCGTGAACAGCCGCCGGTAGTAGTAGCTCGCCCGCGAGTCGATGCCGCGGGTCATGACCCCGGGGATCTGCGGCCCGGTGGCGCCGGCGTCCCCGGTGTCGCCGAGCGACCATCCCGACCCTTGCCCGCGGGAGTCGACGAAGAGGTGCGCGAACCCGGCGGAGGCATAGAGCAGATTCTCGGTGGGGCGTCCGCGACCGCCGCCGTAGCCCTGATACTGCACGACGGTCGGCAGCGGCCCGCTCGCGGTGCGCGGCACGCGCAGCCATGCCTTGATCGGCTCGCCGGCGAACCCGGGGAAGGTCACGTCGTACACCTCGAGGGTGCGCAGCCCCGCCTCGACCGGCTCGAGCACGACCAGGCCCTCGGGCGCGGCCGCTCGGCTCTCCGCGAGGGTGTCCGCCCAGAAGGCGTCGAAGTCGGCGGGGTCGGTCTGCGCGCTCCGGTAGGCGTGCAGTTCGGCTTCGGGCAGGTCGACGAGCATGGCTCCTCCTCGGGTCGAGCACACCCTACCGAGGCACCCGGCGTAGTGTCGGCAGCATGAACGTGACCAAGTACGAGCACGCCTGCCTCGTCGTCTCGAAGGGCGACGCACGCCTCGTCATCGACCCGGGCGTCTTCCTCGCCACCCTGCCCGACGCCTCGGGCGTCGTCGCCGTCGTCATCACCCACGAGCACGGCGACCACTACTCCGCCGACCGGGTGCGCGACATTCTGGCGGCGAGCCCCGACGCCCGCGTGTTCGGCCCTCCGGGGGTGGTCGCGGCGGCGGCGAAGGACGGCATCGAGGTCGAGGCCGTCGGTCACGGCGACGCGATCACCGTCGAGCCGTTCACCCTGCGGTTCTTCGGCGCGACGCACAGCGTCATCCACTCCTCGATCCCGGTGATCGACAACGTGGGGGTGCTCGTCGACGACGCGTTCTACTACGGCGGCGACTCGTACACCGTGCCGGATGCGCCCGTCGAGCTGCTGGCGGCGCCGATCGGCGCCCCGTGGCTCAAGATCGGCGAGGCCATCGACTACGTGCTCGAGGTGAAGCCCCGGCACGCCTTCCCCATCCACGACATGACCCTCTCGGCGGCAGGACGCGGCATGGCCGCCGACCGGCTGAAGTGGGCCACCGAGCAGGGCGGCGGCACCTTCCAGGTGCTCGAGCCCGGCGAGTCGATCGACTGGTGAGCGGACCTGACGAGGTCACCCCGGGCGAGCTCCACGCACTGATCGAGGCCGGCGACGACCTCCAGCTGGTGGACGTGCGCGAGACCTGGGAGACCGAGCTCGCCGTGCTGCCGGGGGCGCTCGTGCTGCCGCTCGGTCGGCTGCCGGAGCTCACGGAGGCGCTCGACCCGGACCGGCTCGTGGTGACGTACTGCCACCACGGCATCCGCTCGGCGCAGGCCGCCGCCTACCTGGAGGGCATCGGCTTCGAGGTGCGCCACCTGGCCGGCGGCATCGACGCGTGGGCCGAGGAGCTCGACCCCGGGATGCGGCGCTACTGAACCCGACTCCGGAGCATGGGCGCCGTCACAGGCCGCTGAGGCCGGAGCCGACGAGCACCACCCCGACCATCACGACGACGACCGAGCTCACGATGTAGCTGTTGCGCTCGATCCAATCGCGTGCGCGTTCGAGGGCGGCCCGCGCGCGCGGCCCGTCGCGGCGCACCAGGATCACCGGCACCGCGATCGTCGAGATGCCGAGGGCGAGGAACACCGCGGTCTCGATCGTCCACGTCACCGGCGTGACGGCACCGGAGTTGATCGCGAGTGCCGCCGCGGCGAGCAGCACGAGCGCCTTCGGGCGCAGGTTGAGGATGACGCCCACGCCGAAGGCGGGAATCGGCCCGAGGGTTCCGAGCCGGCGCAACCAGGCGGGCATCCGCGGCTCCGCCTCCGGGCCCCGCCGGCGCGCGATCACGAACGACCAGATCGCGAACACCATGCAGCCCACCCCGAGCACGATCTCGGCGATCCCGGTGGCCGGCTGCGGCACATCCACCCGCTCCGGGATGGCGCGGATGCCCGCCGTGAACGCCACGGTGACCCCGGCCAGGCCGATCGCGTAGCCGATGAGGTAGGCGAGCCCGGAGGTGCGGCCGCGCTCCGACAGCAGGATCACGAGCACGGCCATGATCGGCACGCTGCTGAAGGCGACGCCCACACCGAGCGGCAGGAGGATCCCGAACGCTTCCATGGGCCCCCTCCCCCGAACGCTCCGACCCTAGCGCGTCGGTGCCCTCAGGCCGCGATCTCGTCGGAGGGCTGCGGTGCGCCGTCGCCCTCGGCGATCGCGAGGAGGCGGGGCGCGAGCGAGCGGGCGTCGGCGAGCACGGCCGACACGATCCACTCGGGCGCCTCTCCGGCCGCGAGCTCGACGGCGCGCAACGTGGCCGCCTCGGGCTTGAAGGCCACATGCTGCGGCACGAGGGCGATGCCGAGCCCCCGCCGCACGAGATCGATGAGGGTGTGCACGTCGTCGACGCTGCAGCGCACCGCGCGCTCGATCCCCTGCGCGGCGAACGCGGCGTCGGTGAGGGTGCGCACGCCCCACGACGGACGGAAGTCGACGAAGTCGTCGTCGGTGAGCTCGTCGAGCGACACGGTGGCGCGGTTCGCGAGCGGATGGTCGTCGGGGCACAGCAGCACGACCGGCCGGCGCCCGAGCTCGTGGGTGACGAGGGCGCTCGGAACCTCGGCGGCCGCGACGAAGGCCACGTCGAGCTCGCCGTCCTGCACGAGCCCGAGCAGCTGGTGGGAGCCGGCCTGGGTGAACTGGATGTCGACGGCCGGGTAGCGACGATGGAAGCGCTCGAGCAGGAGGTTCACGTCGACCGCGCCGAGGCACTGCTCGGCGCCCACCCGCAGCGATCCGGCGAGCTGATGAGAGGAGCGCACCACGGCGTCTCGCGCGGCGGATGCGCGTGCGATGAGCTCGCGCGCGTGCGGCACGAGGGCGAGTCCGGCCGGGGTCGGGACCACGGATCGGGTGGTGCGCTCGAACAGCGGCGCGCCGAGCTCCGCCTCGAGCCGACGGATCGACGACGACAGCCCGGACTGCGAGATGCGGCAGCGCTCGGCGGCACGCGTGAACTGCTGCTCGTCGATGAGCGCCACGAAGTGCTCGAGCTGACGGTGCTCCATTCATGCCTCCTGGTGATGAATGCGATCGCATCATGCTGTTGGACTTGTAGTTTTGCGCGGCGTAGCGTCGAAGGCAAGAGAAAGGGTCACGCGTGACGCAACGGAGCATCGGAAATCGGCAGGTCAGTGCGATCGGACTCGGCGGCATGCCGATGTCGATCGAGGGGAGGCCGGATGCGGAACGCTCCATCGCCACCATCCACGCGGCCCTCGACGCCGGTGTCACCCTCATCGACACCGCCGACGCCTACCACCTGCTGCCCGGCGAGGTCGGCCACAACGAGGAGCTCATCGCCGCAGCCTTGCGCAGCTACGGTGCCGACACCTCGCACGTGCTCGTGGCCACCAAGGGCGGTCACCTGCGCCCCGGCGACGGCACCTGGACGCAGAACGGGCACCCCGAGTACCTGAAGGAGGCCGCGAAGGCGTCGGCGAAGCGGCTCGGCGTGGACGCGATCGGCCTGTACCAGTTCCACCGGCCCGACCCCGCGGTGCCCTACGCCGACTCGATCGGCGCCATCCGGGACCTCCTCGACGACGGGCTCATCGAGCTCGCCGGCATCTCCAACGCGAGCGTCGCGCAGATCGAGCTCGCCCAGGAGATCCTCGGCGGCCGGCTCGTGTCGGTGCAGAACCAGTTCTCCCCCGCCCTCCGCTCCACCCTCGCCGAGCTCGAGCACTGCGCCGCCCACGGCATCGCCTTCCTGCCCTGGTCGCCGCTCGGCGGCATCGGCCGCGCGGGCGCGGTCGGCGAGCGCCACGCGGCGTTCGGCCGGATCGCCGACGCCCACGGTGTGAGCCCGCAGCAGGTCACCCTCGCCTGGGAGCTCGCGCTCGCCCCCGTCGTGATCCCCATCCCCGGCGCCTCACGCCCCGAGAGCATCCGCGACTCGGTGCGCGCCGCCGAGCTCGTGCTGAGCGACGCCGAGATCGCCGAACTGTCCGCATCCTGACCCCCGATTCCGAAAGACGGCAACACCATGAAGACCATCGACATCCCCGGCATCGCCCACCCCGCCCCCAACGTCGTGCTCGGCGTCATGCGCATCCAGGCGCTCGACGACGCCGAGGTGCAGACCCTGTACGGCACCGCGCGCGACGCCGGCATCGACTTCTTCGACCATGCGGACGTCTACGGCAGCGAGCTGCACGGCTGCGAGCGCCGCTTCGCCGAGGCGCTCAAGCTGAGCCCCGCGCAGCGCGACGAGATCACCCTGCAGACCAAGGCCGGCATCGTGCGCGAAGGCCCGTACTTCGACTACTCGTACGAGCACATCGTGGCCTCGGCCGAAGGCTCGCTCACGGCGCTCGGCACCGACTACCTCGACATCCTGCTGCTGCACCGCCCCGACGCGCTCGTCGAGCCCGACGAGGTGGCGCGCGCCTTCTCGGAGCTGCACGCGGCCGGCAAGGTGAAGGCCTTCGGCGTCTCCAACCACACCCCGCGGCAGATCGAGCTGCTCATGCGCAGCGTCGAGCAGCCGCTCGTGGCCAACCAGCTGCAGCTGTCGATCACGCACGCGCCGATCATCGCGCAGGGCGTCGCCACCAACATGCACGGACTCGACCAGTCGTTCACGATCGACGGCGGCGGGATCGTCGACTACTGCCGCCTCAACGACATCACCATCCAGGCGTGGTCGCCCTTCCAGGCCGGCTTCTTCACGGGCGTCTTCCTCGACAACCCCGACTACCCGGAGCTCAACGCGGCGATCGACCGCCTCGCCGCCGCCTACGACGTGCCGGCGCTCGCCATCGCGACCGCCTGGATCACCCGGCACCCCGCCGACATGCAGGTCGTGCTCGGCACCACGAGCCCCGAGCGCGTCGCCGCGGCGGCCCAGGGCTCCGAGCTGCGCCTCACCCGCGCCGAATGGTACGAGCTGTTCCGCGCCGCCGGCTACACGGTGCCCTGAGCGGCAGATGCCGGAAACACGAAACCCCCGCGTGAGCGGGGGTTTTTCCTTGCTGGGGTACCTGGACTCGAACCAAGAACAATTGAACCAGAATCAACCGTGTTGCCAATTACACCATACCCCACCGGTGTCAGCCGAAGCCGAACCGACTGCCTACTCTACCGCACGCGCGGGGGCTCTCCGAACTCGGGCGGTGGTCTCGAGGGTGTCGCGGATGACCGAGCCCGCGACGCGCGCCCCGTCGCCCGCCGCGATGAGCAGCTGCTGCGGCCCGGAGACGATGTCGCCCGCCGCGTAGATCCCGGCGACGCTCGTGCGACCGGCGCCATCCGTCGAGATGTACCCGTCCGCATCGCGTGCGAGCCCCAGGTCGTCGGCGAAGGCGAGCGACGGCGTCCACACCGGCCGCACGAAGCCGGCGGTGCGCGGGACGGTCTCGCCGTCCGCGAGCGTCACCCCCGTCATCCCCTCGCGGCCCGTGCCGGCGATGTCGGCGATCACCCGCCGCTCCACGCGGATGCCGCGCGACGCGAGCTCCGCCTCGTCGGCATCCGACACCTCAGCCACGCCGTTCGTGAACACCACGAGGTCGTCGGACCAGTTCGCGAGGAAGCGGGCGCGCTCGGCCAGGTCGTCGGTCTCGCCGATGAGGGCGAGCGGCGCGGTGCGCTTCTCCCAGCCGTCGCAGTCGACGCAACTGTGCAGGGCCGTGCCGTAGAAGGCGCGCAGCGTCGGCAGCGCGGGAAGCGTCTCGGCGAGCCCCGTCGCGAGCACGACCGCGCGCGCGACCACCTCGGTTCCGACCCCGGCGCCCCGCGTCTCCGCCTGCACGACGAACTCCCCCGACTCGAGCGGCGAGAGCGACGTCACCACGGTCCGCTCGACGGCGACCCCGTAACCGGCGAGCTCCTCGGCGCCCAGCTTGCGCAGCTCGAGCGGCGAGATGCCGTCGCGCGTGATGAAGCCGTGCGAGGCGAGGGTCGCCGCGTTGCGGGGACGCGCGGAATCGAGCACGATCACGCTCCGACGCGCCCGCACGATGCCGAGCGCGGCGGCGAGCCCCGCAGGCCCGGCGCCGATCACCGCGACGTCGACGCGCACCGTCACAGTGCCTGCCGAAGCCTCTCGATGCGCGCCAGCGTCGACGCCTTGCCCAGGATCTCCATCGACTCGAACAGCGGCGGGCTCACCCGGCGCCCCGAGACGGCGGTGCGCAGCGGGCCGAACGCGGTGCGGGGCTTGAGTCCCGGTCCGCCCTGCTCCGCCGGCGTCAACAGGGCGGCGCGCAGCGCCTCCTCGATCTCGACCCGGCCGAACTCGTCGAGCTGCTCGAGCGCCGCCTCCGAGGCGTCGAGCACGAGGCGCGCCTCGTCGACATCCTTGGGCAGCGCATCCGCCTCGAACTCGAGGGCGTCGTCGTCGGTGAAGAGGAAGCCGAGCATGCCGCGCGCCTCGCCGAGCACCGTGACGCGCTCCTGCACGAGCGGCGCCGCCTCCCGCAGGATCGCGCGCTCCGCCTCGGTCGGCGGATCGGCGAGAAAGCCCTCGAGGTACGGCACGATGCGCTCGGTGAAGTCGGCGGCCTCCAGCATGCGGATGTGGTCGCCGTTGATCGCGTCGGCCTTCTTCTGGTCGAAGCGGGCCGGGTTGGGGTTCACGTCACGGATGTCGAAAGCCGCCACGAACTCGTCCTGCGTGAACACGTCGCGGTCGGGCCCGATCGACCAGCCGAGCAGGGCGAGGTAGTTGAGCAGCCCCTCGGGGATGAAGCCGCGGTCGCGGTGGTGGAACAGGTTCGACTCGGGGTCGCGCTTGCTGAGCTTCTTCGAGCCCTCGCCGTAGACGAGCGGCATGTGGGCGTACTGGGGGATGAAGTCGGTCACCCCGATCTCGATGAGCGCGAGGTAGAGGGCGATCTGGCGCGGGGTGGACGAGAGGATGTCCTCCCCGCGGAACACGTGCGTCACCCCCATGAGCGCGTCGTCGACCGGGTTCACGAAGGTGTAGAGCGGGGCGCCGTTCGGCCGCACGACGACGAAGTCGGTGAAGCTGCCGGCCGGGAAGGTGATGTCGCCGCGGATCAGGTCGTGGAAGCTCAGCTCGGTGTCGGGCACCCGCAGCCGCAGGCTCGGCCGGCGCCCTTCGGCGCGGAACGCGGCGCGCTGCTCGTCGGTGAGCTCGCGCTCGAAGTTGTCGTAGCCCTGTCGCGGGTCGCGGCCGGCGGCGAGGTTGCGCGCCTCCATCTCCTCCGGCGTCACGAACGACTCGTAGAGGTGACCGGATGCCGTCAGCCGCTCCACGAGGTCCAGGTAGATCTGGGTGCGCTGCGACTGGCGGTACGGGGCGTGCGGTCCGCCCTTCTCGATGCCCTCATCCCAGTCGATGCCGAGCCAGCTGAGCGCGTCGATGAGCTGCAGGTAGCTCTCCTCGCTGTCCCGGGCGGCATCGGTGTCCTCGATGCGGAACACGAGCTTGCCGCCGGTGTGCCGGGCGTAGGCCCAGTTGAAGAGCGCGGTGCGCACCATCCCGACGTGGGGGGTGCCGGTGGGAGACGGGCAGAACCTGACGCGCACATCCGCGCCGGTCGCCGTGGAGAAGGGGAGCGACATCGCTGTCGATCCTACAGAGGCGTCCGATCAGCCGAACACGAGCGCGACCGACGCCCCGAGCGCCAGCACGACACCCACGATCTGAACCGCCGTGAGCCGTTCGCGCAGCACCGTGAGCGCGAGCAGCACGGTGCCGAGCGGATAGAGCGCGCTCAGCACCCCCATGATCGCGAGCTGCCCCTGATGCAGGCCCCAGACGAGCAGGGCGTTGGCGATCGCGAGGGTGACGCCCGCGACGACGGCGTAGCCGAGACCGCGGCGATCCGCCCCGATCACCGGGAACGCCGCACCGCGCCGCGCGCGGATCACAGCGACGACGATCGCGTAGAGCGCGGCACCGACCACGAGATCCACGAGCAGCGGTGAGAGCTGCGACTCGGGCGGGGTGAGCTCGATCACCACGTTGTAGCCGCCGAAGCCGATCGCGGAGAGCACCGCGAGCCCGATGGCCTTGACGCCCACGCGACCGCCACCGGCTTCGCGCGTGATGCCCAGCAGTGCCGCCGCCACGACGAGCACCACGAGCGCGAGGTAGCCGATGGGGGTGAAGCGCTCACCGCGCGCGATGCCCACGACCGCGGGAATGCTCGCGGCGAGCGCCGCGACGGTCGGCGAGATGACGCTCATCGGCGCGATCGCCAGGGCGGCGTAGAACGCCCAGATCGAGACGGCCCCCGCGACGCCGGCGATCGCGCCGAGCCAGACCGCCTCGGAGGACCAGACCGAGCCGAACAGCGGGGTCGCGATCGCGATCGGCACGATCGCCACGGCGAAGCTCACGAAGCTCACCAGGATCGGCGGGAGCCGCCGCGATCCGATGCCGCCGTAGAAGTCGGAGACCCCGTAGATGATCGCGCTCGCGAGGCCGACGAGAACGATCATGGCCCTATCCAAGCGGATGCGGCCGACGCCGTGGCGCGTGCTACGGGATGTCCTCCGGGGCGACCCACCGCAGGCCGTCGTCGTGCACGAGGATCGGCCCGCGCATCCGAATCGCCGCCTCGTCGCAGGCGTCGCGGATGAGCGCGAGCCACTCGCGATCGGTGTCGCCGAGCTCGTCGCTCCCGCGACGCTCGTAGGCGACCACGAGGCTGTCGGCCTCGGCATCCTCGAACAGCACGCCGAGCA
The Protaetiibacter larvae DNA segment above includes these coding regions:
- a CDS encoding DMT family transporter, whose amino-acid sequence is MIVLVGLASAIIYGVSDFYGGIGSRRLPPILVSFVSFAVAIVPIAIATPLFGSVWSSEAVWLGAIAGVAGAVSIWAFYAALAIAPMSVISPTVAALAASIPAVVGIARGERFTPIGYLALVVLVVAAALLGITREAGGGRVGVKAIGLAVLSAIGFGGYNVVIELTPPESQLSPLLVDLVVGAALYAIVVAVIRARRGAAFPVIGADRRGLGYAVVAGVTLAIANALLVWGLHQGQLAIMGVLSALYPLGTVLLALTVLRERLTAVQIVGVVLALGASVALVFG
- a CDS encoding acetylxylan esterase, giving the protein MLVDLPEAELHAYRSAQTDPADFDAFWADTLAESRAAAPEGLVVLEPVEAGLRTLEVYDVTFPGFAGEPIKAWLRVPRTASGPLPTVVQYQGYGGGRGRPTENLLYASAGFAHLFVDSRGQGSGWSLGDTGDAGATGPQIPGVMTRGIDSRASYYYRRLFTDAVRAVDAARSLPVVDAERIAVLGASQGGGITLAVAGLVPGLAAVLPWVPFLCDFPRALAIHDSDPYHEVVRYLAQHRGKVASVLETLSYFDGVNFARRATAPAWFTAALMDDICKPSTVFGAYNAYAGPKSIEVFPFNGHEGGGAQTEGDSIRILREALGE
- a CDS encoding LysR family transcriptional regulator; the encoded protein is MEHRQLEHFVALIDEQQFTRAAERCRISQSGLSSSIRRLEAELGAPLFERTTRSVVPTPAGLALVPHARELIARASAARDAVVRSSHQLAGSLRVGAEQCLGAVDVNLLLERFHRRYPAVDIQFTQAGSHQLLGLVQDGELDVAFVAAAEVPSALVTHELGRRPVVLLCPDDHPLANRATVSLDELTDDDFVDFRPSWGVRTLTDAAFAAQGIERAVRCSVDDVHTLIDLVRRGLGIALVPQHVAFKPEAATLRAVELAAGEAPEWIVSAVLADARSLAPRLLAIAEGDGAPQPSDEIAA
- a CDS encoding aldo/keto reductase — translated: MKTIDIPGIAHPAPNVVLGVMRIQALDDAEVQTLYGTARDAGIDFFDHADVYGSELHGCERRFAEALKLSPAQRDEITLQTKAGIVREGPYFDYSYEHIVASAEGSLTALGTDYLDILLLHRPDALVEPDEVARAFSELHAAGKVKAFGVSNHTPRQIELLMRSVEQPLVANQLQLSITHAPIIAQGVATNMHGLDQSFTIDGGGIVDYCRLNDITIQAWSPFQAGFFTGVFLDNPDYPELNAAIDRLAAAYDVPALAIATAWITRHPADMQVVLGTTSPERVAAAAQGSELRLTRAEWYELFRAAGYTVP
- a CDS encoding aldo/keto reductase — its product is MTQRSIGNRQVSAIGLGGMPMSIEGRPDAERSIATIHAALDAGVTLIDTADAYHLLPGEVGHNEELIAAALRSYGADTSHVLVATKGGHLRPGDGTWTQNGHPEYLKEAAKASAKRLGVDAIGLYQFHRPDPAVPYADSIGAIRDLLDDGLIELAGISNASVAQIELAQEILGGRLVSVQNQFSPALRSTLAELEHCAAHGIAFLPWSPLGGIGRAGAVGERHAAFGRIADAHGVSPQQVTLAWELALAPVVIPIPGASRPESIRDSVRAAELVLSDAEIAELSAS
- a CDS encoding GAP family protein, translating into MEAFGILLPLGVGVAFSSVPIMAVLVILLSERGRTSGLAYLIGYAIGLAGVTVAFTAGIRAIPERVDVPQPATGIAEIVLGVGCMVFAIWSFVIARRRGPEAEPRMPAWLRRLGTLGPIPAFGVGVILNLRPKALVLLAAAALAINSGAVTPVTWTIETAVFLALGISTIAVPVILVRRDGPRARAALERARDWIERNSYIVSSVVVVMVGVVLVGSGLSGL
- a CDS encoding metal-sensitive transcriptional regulator, yielding MIADIKKRALHRARILEGQLRGVEKMIDDEAYCVDIITQTLAIQKSLRSLNKLLVENHLRTHVSHMFDEGGATRDAAVEELLTVFELQQNRGA
- a CDS encoding MBL fold metallo-hydrolase, giving the protein MNVTKYEHACLVVSKGDARLVIDPGVFLATLPDASGVVAVVITHEHGDHYSADRVRDILAASPDARVFGPPGVVAAAAKDGIEVEAVGHGDAITVEPFTLRFFGATHSVIHSSIPVIDNVGVLVDDAFYYGGDSYTVPDAPVELLAAPIGAPWLKIGEAIDYVLEVKPRHAFPIHDMTLSAAGRGMAADRLKWATEQGGGTFQVLEPGESIDW
- a CDS encoding rhodanese-like domain-containing protein translates to MSGPDEVTPGELHALIEAGDDLQLVDVRETWETELAVLPGALVLPLGRLPELTEALDPDRLVVTYCHHGIRSAQAAAYLEGIGFEVRHLAGGIDAWAEELDPGMRRY
- a CDS encoding NAD(P)/FAD-dependent oxidoreductase codes for the protein MTVRVDVAVIGAGPAGLAAALGIVRARRSVIVLDSARPRNAATLASHGFITRDGISPLELRKLGAEELAGYGVAVERTVVTSLSPLESGEFVVQAETRGAGVGTEVVARAVVLATGLAETLPALPTLRAFYGTALHSCVDCDGWEKRTAPLALIGETDDLAERARFLANWSDDLVVFTNGVAEVSDADEAELASRGIRVERRVIADIAGTGREGMTGVTLADGETVPRTAGFVRPVWTPSLAFADDLGLARDADGYISTDGAGRTSVAGIYAAGDIVSGPQQLLIAAGDGARVAGSVIRDTLETTARVRRAPARAVE
- the gltX gene encoding glutamate--tRNA ligase; amino-acid sequence: MSLPFSTATGADVRVRFCPSPTGTPHVGMVRTALFNWAYARHTGGKLVFRIEDTDAARDSEESYLQLIDALSWLGIDWDEGIEKGGPHAPYRQSQRTQIYLDLVERLTASGHLYESFVTPEEMEARNLAAGRDPRQGYDNFERELTDEQRAAFRAEGRRPSLRLRVPDTELSFHDLIRGDITFPAGSFTDFVVVRPNGAPLYTFVNPVDDALMGVTHVFRGEDILSSTPRQIALYLALIEIGVTDFIPQYAHMPLVYGEGSKKLSKRDPESNLFHHRDRGFIPEGLLNYLALLGWSIGPDRDVFTQDEFVAAFDIRDVNPNPARFDQKKADAINGDHIRMLEAADFTERIVPYLEGFLADPPTEAERAILREAAPLVQERVTVLGEARGMLGFLFTDDDALEFEADALPKDVDEARLVLDASEAALEQLDEFGRVEIEEALRAALLTPAEQGGPGLKPRTAFGPLRTAVSGRRVSPPLFESMEILGKASTLARIERLRQAL